One Apostichopus japonicus isolate 1M-3 chromosome 7, ASM3797524v1, whole genome shotgun sequence genomic region harbors:
- the LOC139969997 gene encoding uncharacterized protein, with protein sequence MVIISMVNWNYSVLRSACLGIYQFNVRITALGRNVYSLHEQGKCGLIFLETIFGGHMMWILHRMAYNMLMVIQFLLYISSKKVKEKVKLGHITDDITSFVAVSLCREREE encoded by the exons gtaaactggaaTTATTCAGTACTGAGATCAGCCTGTTTAGGGATTTACCAGTTTAATGTCCGGATAACAgctcttggaagaaatgtgtacagtttacatgagcagg gtaaatgtggattaatctttcttgagacgatctttgggggtcacatgatgtggatcttgcacagaatggcttacaatatgctgatg GTGATACAGTTTCTTCTGtacatttcctccaagaaagtgaaagaaaaagtcaagcTGGGACACATCACTGAtgacataacttcctttgtGGCTGTGAGTCTG tGTCGAGAGAGAGAGGAGTAG